The following DNA comes from Peribacillus sp. FSL E2-0218.
TATTCATCAACTCTCTTAATTCTAGTAATGTCTTACAGATAATTAGTTTCCCATTCGATTATAACAAGTTCCATGAAAAAATTACAGAAAGAGAAAAGAAGCTTCCCATCACTGGATAGAAGGATACCTTCTTGTACGTGGCTCCCTTTTCATAAATACAAAAAAACCGACCCAAAGCCTCGCCTTCCAACGATTTTTTCGAGTCAGTTTCCGTGCATTATTTCAATCCATGAATATATTTGGCCATGGCGTCAATGTTCTGTTCTTCTACCAAGCCTGCTGGCATGGCGCCACGCCCATTGGTGATGACTTCTTTCACCTGGTCTACCGAAAGACGGTCACCCACGCCTTTAAGAGCTGGTCCGACACCGCCCTGATAGGCATTACCGTGACAGGAGATACAGTTTTTCTTATAGATGTCCTCGGGTGAAGCAGAGGCACTGTCAGATTCTTCAGTCTTTGCGCCGCCCTCTTTTTCCTTGGCAAGATCTTTGGCATCACCCAAACCTTTAAACGAAAGTAAAAACATAAGTCCAATACCAAAAACCATGATAATAATAAAAGGCATTACTGGATTGCGATTCATTGTCTTTCCTCCCCTATGTAGAACCTAAACTTACCATATTTAATATTATATACAAACAACTATATATTATTTTACTTGAAAAGGGTTTCAAGTAAAACCCCAAAAATAGAAGATATTATATAATTTCTTAAAATTGTCAAAAATTTATGTATATTTCCAAACATTTCTCTTTAACTTACATATATTTCATAATACCCTGAATTCACCATATAAAACCGCCAAAACCCGTTTGGATTACAACAGCAAAAAATAAATAGTGACGGCAGCGCCCAAGCCTCCTGCGATCGAGAAATGAAGCAATTTCAATTTAACACCGAGTGCAATCCAGAATCCGCAATTCAAAAACAAGAACGAGCATAGAATCCCCACTTTTCCAGGTGCCATGAAATCAGCCAGGCCGACCGACAATAAAAGCAAGGATAGAGCCATACCCATCAAGGCCATCTGAAATACGAGCTTCCTGCCAATGAAGCGGCGGACCATCAGCCCAAAGACAATGATTGAAATAGTTGTCAGAAGCATTTGCATTCTTATGGGTATTTCAGTAAAATAATTCAAAAATACAATAAATGCAAAAAGCGCTCCCATCCACAGCATGGAAGAGAGATCTTTTTTTCCCTTCCGGTTTTCATACGAATTGGCTGGGGGCCTTTCGCCTTCAGAATATAATGTAAGCAGGTAATTACAATATTGCTCCGGAAGCATGCGACTTTCCTTCCAGGCATTTATTTCTTGAATGATGATTTTCTTTCTCATCTCATCCATGAATTTCACATCCTCATGACCATCAGTTCTTATTAAACGGCCTTTAGCCGCGGCTGGCAATCCGTGTGCATTTACATTCATCGCGAATTGGCAAAAAAAAAGCCGCTCCCGAACGCTGGGCATTCAAAGAGGGCTCTGTGAAGGGCATACCTATATTATTCCAAGAAATCTTTCAGACGTTTGCTGCGGCTTGGGTGCCTTAGCTTACGTAACGCTTTCGCTTCGATTTGGCGGATACGCTCGCGGGTAACTCCAAACACCTTACCTACCTCTTCAAGCGTCCGTGTACGGCCATCATCAAGTCCAAAGCGCAGTCTCAAGACGTTTTCTTCACGATCGGTCAGTGTGTCCAATACGTCCTCAAGCTGTTCTTTCAATAATTCATATGCTGCATGCTCCGATGGCGAAGTCGCATCCTGATCCTCAATGAAGTCACCTAAATGCGAATCATCTTCTTCACCTATCGGCGTTTCCAAGGAAACCGGCTCCTGAGCTATTTTCAGGATTTCGCGAACCTTTTCAGGCGTCAAGTCCATATCCTCCGCAATTTCCTCCGGTGAAGGCTCACGCCCTAGATCCTGAAGGAGCTGCCTTTGAACACGAATCAATTTATTGATGGTTTCGACCATATGCACCGGTATCCGGATCGTTCTTGCTTGGTCGGCAATGGCGCGGGTAATGGCTTGGCGGATCCACCATGTTGCATACGTACTGAACTTGAATCCCTTGCGGTAATCGAATTTCTCCACCGCTTTGATCAGACCCATATTCCCTTCCTGAATCAAATCAAGGAAAAGCATGCCGCGTCCTACATAGCGTTTGGCAATGGAGACAACCAGACGTAGGTTAGCTTCAGCCAAACGGCGTTTCGCTTCTTCATCCCCATCTTCGATTCGCGTAGCCAAGGAGATTTCCTCCTCCGCGGATAATAGGTCGACCCGGCCAATTTCCTTCAAGTACATCCGGACTGGGTCATTAATCTTAACGCCGGGAGGAACACTTAAATCATTCAGATCGAACTCTTCTTCTTTTGCGAGTTTCTTTTCATCTGGATCATCTTCATCATCGTCTTCCTCGCCATCAGTGAGGATTTCGACGCCATTTTCAGTCAACACCTCATAGAACTCATCCATTTGATCGGAATCCAATTCAAAACCGCCAATCATTTCAGCGATTTTTTCTAAAGTCAAAGAGCCTCGTTTTTTTCCTAGCTCTAATAATTTTTCTTTCACCTGCTCAAGGCTAAACTCATTATCAACTTGTTTGGAACGTGCTGGTTTTTCAGCCATTAGTTCCCCTCCTTCCAGGACTTACACCTAAACAACTACAACATTTTACGCAATTTAATGATTTCCATGGCTATTTGTGCAGCGGTGACATAATCGCTTCGTCTGACTGCATCTTTTTCTTCAACTTGTTTTTCTTTTATCTTTAACAACTTTTCATATTTCAACACTTGATTTATACAATCGGTCAGCTCTTTATCGGTAACTTCCTCATTCACTGACATCATTTCTATTTCCGAAACGATCCTTCTCAAGTTTGGATCCGGTAAATACGTTAGGAAAAAGCTTGTATCCGGTTCGTGTCCATCTTCATAGAACGCATATAAATAGGTGATGATTGCCTGATGTTCATCTACATGAAAGGATGTTTGGCCAAGCAACTGCTGAATTTTGAAACTCATATCCCTGCTTTTAAGCATATGGGCAATCAACTTCGTTTCAGCATTATGATGTGCAGGCTTTAACTTATGCTCATATTGCAGGGCCATTTTCTTTTGGGCTGCTGGCTGCGGCAAAGTCCCCTTCTTCCGTTCGGTAAAGAAC
Coding sequences within:
- the cccA gene encoding cytochrome c550; its protein translation is MNRNPVMPFIIIMVFGIGLMFLLSFKGLGDAKDLAKEKEGGAKTEESDSASASPEDIYKKNCISCHGNAYQGGVGPALKGVGDRLSVDQVKEVITNGRGAMPAGLVEEQNIDAMAKYIHGLK
- the rpoD gene encoding RNA polymerase sigma factor RpoD — its product is MAEKPARSKQVDNEFSLEQVKEKLLELGKKRGSLTLEKIAEMIGGFELDSDQMDEFYEVLTENGVEILTDGEEDDDEDDPDEKKLAKEEEFDLNDLSVPPGVKINDPVRMYLKEIGRVDLLSAEEEISLATRIEDGDEEAKRRLAEANLRLVVSIAKRYVGRGMLFLDLIQEGNMGLIKAVEKFDYRKGFKFSTYATWWIRQAITRAIADQARTIRIPVHMVETINKLIRVQRQLLQDLGREPSPEEIAEDMDLTPEKVREILKIAQEPVSLETPIGEEDDSHLGDFIEDQDATSPSEHAAYELLKEQLEDVLDTLTDREENVLRLRFGLDDGRTRTLEEVGKVFGVTRERIRQIEAKALRKLRHPSRSKRLKDFLE